The genome window GCGAGCATCGCAATCTTCATATCGCACCGGGCAATCCATTCGCGGCCCGGCTGAACGAGCCACGCGGCCGCGTAAAAGGAGCTGCGCAGTGCCCGGTAGGCAATGAGCGCCCGCTCCGTGTCGCCGACCTGCTCGAACCCGGCCCCGATCTCCCAGAGCCGGCGGGCCGATCTTTCCACATGGGGTCCCAGGGGGGTGTACATGTGGAGCGCCGCCTCATAGGCCGATACGGCAGCCATGACATCTCCCCGGCCCATGGCCTCTTCGCCTCGCAGAAACTGGGTGCGCTGCCGCCACAGGGTATTCCCGCCGATGAGCAGGAGCGAGATGAGGGCTATCGCTGTCACATTGGCAAGGACTGTTTTGATCTGTTCAGTCATGGCAGCCTATCCGAAAAAGTGCGGCACCACGGCCAGCAGAACGCCCATAAGGGCGGACACCACGCCGCCGAGCGCGGCAAGGGCAGCCGCCGCATCCCAGGGCCGCCGGAGCCGGTGGGCCGCCGGGAGCCCCCACGCCGTCGCCAGGAGGCCGCCACCGATGAGAACAAGGGACAAGGCGAACATCCTACCCCTCCAGCCCCGACTGAATGGCGGACCGCACCTGTTCCATGAGGGGCGTCCCCTTGAGGCGCCGGCACCGGAGGTCGGAATCGGGGTCCCGAACCGGACGGCGATCCTGGCACCCCGCACAAGCTTCACGGTATTGCGCGGGTTCACCTGCATGCTCCCGTTGATGGTGAACGGAACAATGGGCACCCCGGCCCGCTCGGCCAGGACAAATCCCCCCTTTTTGAACGGAAGGAGCGACCCGTCGGCGGTGCGGGTCCCTCGGGGAAGACGATGACGCTGGCCCCTGCCCTGATCCGTTTTGCCGCGGCATCGAGACTCCGCAGAGCCTTGCGGCCGTCGCTGCGGTCAATGGGGATGTAGCCCGCCCGTTGCATGGCCGCGCCGAACAGGGGGATACGGAAGAGCTCCTCCTTGGCGAGCCATGAGAAACGGCGCGGGATGGCCCGCGACAGGACGAGGATATCGAAGTTCCCCTGGTGGTTCCCCATGAAGATGACCGGTTCTCCCTGCGGGACATTCTCGGTTCCGCTCACTTCGAGGCGCACCCCGGCCATCATGAGGCCGATCCGGCTCCAGGCGAGGGCACAGCGGTGGGCAAAGCCGCCACTGGCATCCACCAGGCTCCCCACAAGGGCCGCAAAGCTGAAGACACCGGAGAGCGGAATAAAAAAGGCGAGGTAAATCAGTCCGTTAAGCATTGGTGGCTCCGGAAAAATATCCGGATAACCTTACTGTTTTTTGGCAGGGGAGTCAAACCAATATACGACCGGCGGAACCGGTCGAAAGCCCTTTGAACCTTCACCGGCGCAAATCCCCGGCCCGCGGGTACGGGGCCGCCACCCGCGAATTCCGCTACAGCGGCCTTCTGCCGGTCGCCCCAACAATCCATTGAACAAAGCGGGTGTTAGTGGTAGGGTACCCTCGTTCTTTCCACGCCTTGATCACCATCTTCATTTCCATATCAGGAGGTCGCATATGGCCAGTCTCAACAAAGTGATGCTCATCGGCAATCTCGGCAAGGACCCCGAGGTTCGCTACACGCCTGCCGGCACGGCAGTTGCCAGCTTCTCCCTCGCCACCAGCGAGAAATTCAAGAACAGGAACGGCGAATTCGAGGAAAAGACCGAATGGCACAACGTGGTCCTCTGGGGCCGCCAGGCCGAAATCGCCGGCGAATACCTGGCCAAGGGGCGGACCGTTTTCATCGAGGGGCGGCTCCAGACCCGCAAGTGGCAGGACAAGGACGGCCGCGACCGCTGGACCACCGAGGTGGTGGGCGAGCGGATGCAGATGCTCGGCGGCAAGGGCGAGGGGGGCGGCGGACGCGCAGGCGGACGCGGCGGCCAGGAGAGCGGCTTCGGCGGGGGCCCTGCCTATGACGAACCGGCCTTCAATCCGGATGATGACATTCCGTTCTGATGATCCCTGACAACAATTCGTGCAACAGAGCGAAAAGAGGCTGCAAGCATGACACCTTGCAGCCTCTTTTCACGTGATCCGGAAGAGGCGGCACGCCCCCTTAAAGCAGATCAAACACCTTGGTCAACCGGAGCTCGAAACGGAATCCGTCGGACGGGGCAGTCCCTTCGTACCAGCGGGCAAACGGAAACGTTGCCAACATCCCCACATTGATCCCCGCAGGCTTGTATTTGAACGCCATCTTCGGGCCGGCGTACCACTCATTTTTTGAATCCTTCTGCTTCACTCCACTTTTTTCGCTTTCGCCGTTCCACTCAAAGAGGGACTCGGCGCCAATATCGAAATAGTTGTTTACGGCATGGCTCCAGGAGGTGTTGCTGCGGAACCGGAGGGGCTTTCGATAATCATGGGAGCCCTCCGTAAAGGTGGCGATGGCGAGCTCCTGATCGAGGCGATGGGAGCCCAGGGCATAAGTGACCCCCACGCCGGCGGTGGCGCCCCATGCGTTATTGCCAATGCTGTCCAGGCTCTTGCTGCTGGCGTCCGTGGTCGGAACGACAAGTCCCACGTCGACAGCCACGCTGAGAGCGTCATTCCTGGATTGGTTCAGAAGCACCTTGTGCAGGGTCAGCGTGGTATCGCCGATCCAGTGCAACTCATCGGTTTTGCCCGTTGTCTTGTAATCTTTCTCGATGTAGTAGAGCGGCGTCGCCGTACGGATGTCGAGATCGGGCATGATGCCGTAGCGAAACTTCACGGTACCGAGGTTTTTGGTAAGCTTCACCTTCTCGTTGGCCTCACTGGCGCGATGACGCACACCATCACTCTCGGCGTACTGGTAGTTTAATACGGCGGCCAGCTTGCCCACCGGGA of Geobacter anodireducens contains these proteins:
- a CDS encoding single-stranded DNA-binding protein, with product MASLNKVMLIGNLGKDPEVRYTPAGTAVASFSLATSEKFKNRNGEFEEKTEWHNVVLWGRQAEIAGEYLAKGRTVFIEGRLQTRKWQDKDGRDRWTTEVVGERMQMLGGKGEGGGGRAGGRGGQESGFGGGPAYDEPAFNPDDDIPF